Proteins encoded within one genomic window of Agelaius phoeniceus isolate bAgePho1 chromosome Z, bAgePho1.hap1, whole genome shotgun sequence:
- the C6 gene encoding complement component C6, whose amino-acid sequence MRLQCTLTFQMDTSGMGMTVPVLLVLLSLVIGSSQGCYCEHYPWGPWSACSQTCNLGTQTRHRQIRMDEYYSQNFCDQLCTKQESRTCNQQTCPINCQLGDFGPWSECDPCVKKQFRTRPLLRPSQFGGQDCTEPLVDSRPCFPAKLCNIVEVDCKNKFRCESGRCISKRLECNGENDCGDNSDERNCGRKKTVCNRKYESIPGVQLIGSGFNIFAGESRGEVLGNSFNGGQCTTVKRNETRKLYRVPANLEAVSFQVTDEEDDVTSDFYKDLTPLSHATSYSGLSTHDDKHSFGIPFLFSKKSRVQATSSSSFKKAIEASYEKNSNFIRVHKVISVANFTMKESDLQLSDVFLKALNHLPLEYNYALYSRIFDDFGTHYYTSGKMGGSYDILYQYSSEELQNSGLSVEESTECVRKETTWRVLFWKKKKVSTRCTTNRMTVKHEGSILESAERSISLVKGGRSEYAAALAWEKKGAFPGHRVFTDWLESTKDNPVVIDFEVSPIVELVRNVPCAVTRRHHLRRALREHAGMLDPCRCAPCPNNGRAVLLGTQCLCLCPPGTYGANCETRAPGYTAVAVDGRWGCWSEWSPCDASFKRRRTRECNNPSPMNGGKPCEGQQEEEEDCYISLFIDRGAPCINDDEARREENVLIGEPQSGCFRPDSPEYGFIRNEKNHYAVGEEVEIACVSGYSLIGYQYLRCLPDQTWTQQHVECQLSVCLRPPISDSVTISPYKQTYNIGETMKLSCPAGFIVAGHTEYTCGKDLSWIPPIMMSTTCEKDVLTKIRGICSPGQKQIGSQCVCMSPEEDCGHYSEDICVLHAVSEQIVTKPSCQYSAEMCLGVQSFHFLHVGPCHGNSNLEWAIERAKLSADSLKKEPCGYDTCYDWEDCQDTKTQCSCLMPYQCPKGEIRPHCIQMETTGRRRTVSHCMLAAMKCAGVKLQVLEQGSCLQ is encoded by the exons GACCAGGCACAG gCAAATAAGAATGGATGAATATTATAGCCAAAACTTCTGTGACCAGCTGTGCACAAAGCAAGAATCTCGTACATGTAACCAGCAAACATGTCCTATCAACTGTCAGCTTGGAGACTTTGGCCCTTGGTCAGAATGTGACCCATGTGTTAAAAAACAA TTCCGTACCCGGCCACTCCTGCGACCATCCCAGTTTGGGGGCCAGGACTGTACCGAGCCACTGGTGGATTCCCGTCCATGTTTCCCAGCCAAGCTCTGCAACATAGTGGAAGTTGACTGCAAGAATAAGTTTCGGTGTGAGAGTG GTCGCTGTATTTCAAAAAGACTGGAATGTAATGGAGAAAATGACTGTGGGGACAACTCTGATGAAAGAAACTGTGGAAGGAAAAAGACTGTGTGTAACCGAAAGTATGAGAGCATCCCAGGTGTGCAATTAATAGGCAGTGG atttaaCATTTTCGCAGGAGAGAGCCGAGGGGAAGTTCTTGGCAATTCATTCAATGGAGGGCAGTGCACAACGGTGAAGCGCAATGAGACAAGGAAGTTGTATCGTGTCCCTGCAAATCTGGAGGCTGTCAGCTTTCAG GTAACAGATGAAGAGGATGATGTAACATCAGATTTCTACAAAGATTTAACTCCCCTGAGTCACGCCACTTCTTACAGCGGTTTGTCCACTCATGATGATAAACATTCTTTTGGTATCCCATTTTTATTCTCAAAAAAGTCACGGGTCCAGGCTACATCATCTTCCTCCTTCAAGAAAGCTATTGAAGCCTCATATGAAAAG AATTCCAACTTTATTAGAGTCCATAAAGTAATTTCTGTTGCAAACTTCACAATGAAAGAGTCAGATCTGCAGCTCTCAGACGTCTTTCTAAAAGCACTTAACCACCTGCCCCTGGAGTACAACTATGCTTTATACAGCAGAATATTTGATGACTTTGGCACTCATTACTACACCTCTGGGAAGATGGGTGGTTCCTATGATATTCTTTACCAGTATAGCTCTGAGGAACTGCAGAACTCGG GCCTGTCAGTTGAGGAATCAACGGAGTGTGTCCGTAAAGAAACAACCTGGCGTGTGTtattctggaagaaaaagaaagtcagTACCAGATGCACCACAAACAGGATGACTGTGAAACATGAAG GTTCCATTTTGGAGTCAGCTGAACGATCAATTTCCCTGGTAAAAGGTGGCAGGTCAGAGtatgcagcagctctggcctgggAGAAAAAGGGGGCTTTTCCAGGACACAGAGTCTTCACAGACTGGCTGGAATCAACAAAGGACAATCCTGTGGTGATTGACTTTGAG GTGTCGCCCATCGTGGAGCTGGTGAGGAACGTGCCGTGCGCGGTGACCAGGCGCCACCACCTGCGGAGGGCCCTGAGGGAGCACGCGGGAATGTTGGACCCGTGCCGCTGCGCCCCGTGCCCCAACAACGGCCGGGCCGTGCTCCTGGGGACACAGTGCCTCTGCCTGTGCCCGCCCGGCACCTACGGCGCCAACTGCGAGACGCGGGCTCCTGGCTACACAGCAG TTGCTGTTGATGGCCGATGGGGTTGCTGGTCTGAATGGAGTCCATGTGATGCTTCCTTCAAAAGAAGAAGGACCCGGGAATGCAATAACCCCTCCCCAATGAACGGTGGGAAGCCATGTGAAGGGCagcaggaagaagaggaggactGTTATATCTCTTTGTTCATAGACAG AGGTGCTCCTTGTATAAATGATGATGAAGCCAGGAGAGAGGAGAATGTCTTGATCGGTGAACCTCAGTCTGGATGTTTTAGGCCAGACTCTCCAGAATACGGCTTTATCAGG aatgaaaAGAACCATTATGCTGTTGGGGAGGAAGTTGAAATTGCTTGTGTGAGTGGGTATAGCCTCATTGGCTACCAATACCTTCGGTGCCTGCCAGATCAAACCTGGACACAGCAACATGTTGAGTGCCAAC TCTCAGTATGCCTCAGGCCACCAATATCTGACAGTGTCACAATTTCCCCATATAAGCAAACCTACAACATTGGTGAAACAATGAAGCTGAGCTGCCCAGCTGGGTTTATAGTTGCTGGTCACACAGAGTATACCTGTGGGAAAGACCTGTCCTGGATACCTCCTATTATGATGTCTACTACATGTGAAAAAG ATGTGCTAACCAAAATTAGAGGTATTTGCAGTCCAGGACAAAAGCAGATTGGATCTCAGTGTGTTTGTATGTCTCCAGAAGAAGACTGTGG CCACTACTCAGAAGACATCTGTGTGCTACATGCTGTTTCTGAACAGATTGTGACCAAGCCCAGCTGTCAGTACTCAGCTGAAATGTGCCTTGGAGTGCAGTCATTTCATTTCTTGCATGTTGGCCCTTGCCATGGCAATTCCAACCTAGAATGGGCTATTGAGAGGGCAAAGCTCTCTGCAGATAGCTTGAAGAAAGAGCCCTGTGGCTATGACACCTGCTATGACTGGGAGGATTGTCAAG ATACAAAGACCCAGTGCTCCTGCCTGATGCCTTACcagtgtcccaaaggagagatccGCCCTCACTGCATCCAAATGGAGAcgacagggaggaggaggacagtCAGTCACTGCATGCTGGCAGCCATGAAGTGTGCTGGCGTCAAActgcaggtgctggagcaggggagctGCCTACAATAA